The Parabacteroides sp. AD58 genome includes a window with the following:
- a CDS encoding DUF3127 domain-containing protein: MEITGKIIAVLPEQGGVSKNGNEWKKQEYVLETHDQYPKKVCFQLFGADRIAQAAIQPGEELTVSFDIESREYMGKWYTNINAWKVERPAAATANPASADITPDNIVPSGAPMAAPDFGPSNPVDDLPF, from the coding sequence ATGGAAATTACAGGAAAGATTATAGCAGTCCTGCCTGAACAAGGTGGCGTCAGTAAAAACGGAAATGAATGGAAAAAGCAGGAATATGTACTGGAGACACACGACCAGTATCCGAAAAAGGTCTGCTTTCAGTTATTTGGCGCCGACAGAATTGCGCAAGCAGCCATCCAGCCAGGAGAAGAACTGACGGTTTCATTCGACATTGAAAGTCGTGAATATATGGGTAAATGGTATACCAATATCAATGCCTGGAAAGTTGAACGCCCCGCAGCAGCAACTGCCAATCCTGCTTCTGCCGACATTACACCGGATAACATTGTACCATCAGGCGCTCCGATGGCAGCTCCCGACTTTGGCCCTTCTAATCCGGTTGACGACCTGCCGTTCTAA
- a CDS encoding MerR family transcriptional regulator has protein sequence MAIKKDKPQKLYYSISEVAQMFDINESALRFWEKEFDIINPRKNEKGTRFYKEEDIEAVRVVYYLLKEQGMTLAGAKKKLRDNKEKVIRQVEVVNKLKLIRAELLSIKEAFDRIDPEE, from the coding sequence ATGGCCATCAAGAAAGACAAACCGCAGAAATTATATTATTCCATCAGCGAAGTAGCCCAAATGTTCGACATCAACGAGTCGGCACTTCGCTTTTGGGAAAAGGAATTCGATATCATCAATCCCCGGAAGAATGAAAAGGGAACCCGATTCTATAAGGAAGAAGACATCGAAGCCGTGCGCGTAGTTTATTATCTGCTGAAAGAACAGGGCATGACACTGGCCGGTGCCAAGAAGAAATTGCGCGACAACAAAGAGAAAGTCATCCGTCAGGTAGAAGTAGTCAACAAACTCAAACTGATCCGGGCAGAGTTATTATCCATTAAGGAAGCCTTTGACCGTATTGATCCAGAAGAATAA
- a CDS encoding M23 family metallopeptidase yields MKLFKNRKTYYLYNPNTLDYERVYPSAKDRLFSVLRHLSTGIAFGIATFFVMMHVIDSPQESQLRKENKLLQTQYEVLDLRLNNAMEILDDIQQRDENLYRAIFQAESIPESVRKSGFGGTNRYKQLMELTNAELVVSTTKKMDMLRKQLYIQSNSLEELIEIGKNQEERAKCIPAIQPISNKDLRQTASGYGVRIDPIYRTPRFHSGMDFSAKIGTDIYATGDGKVTMAGWKQGYGNCVMIDHGYGYQTLYGHMSKFKVRVGQKVKRGEVIGAVGNTGKSTGPHLHYEVIVRGHYDNPSKYYYMDLTPEEYDRMIQIADNHGQVMD; encoded by the coding sequence ATGAAACTATTTAAAAACAGGAAAACATATTATTTATATAACCCCAACACGTTGGATTATGAACGTGTTTACCCTTCGGCTAAAGATCGTTTGTTTTCTGTTCTGCGACATTTGAGTACAGGTATTGCGTTTGGTATCGCGACTTTCTTTGTCATGATGCATGTCATCGATTCTCCGCAGGAATCTCAATTGAGAAAAGAGAACAAACTGTTGCAAACCCAATATGAAGTACTGGATTTACGTCTGAACAACGCCATGGAAATCCTGGATGACATCCAGCAGCGGGACGAAAATCTGTACCGGGCCATTTTTCAGGCAGAATCCATTCCGGAATCGGTCCGCAAATCCGGCTTCGGCGGCACCAACCGGTATAAGCAACTGATGGAACTGACCAACGCAGAACTGGTTGTCTCGACAACCAAGAAAATGGATATGCTCCGCAAGCAACTTTATATTCAGTCCAATTCACTGGAAGAGCTGATTGAAATTGGCAAGAACCAGGAAGAACGGGCAAAATGTATTCCCGCCATTCAACCTATTTCCAACAAAGACTTACGGCAAACAGCTTCGGGTTACGGTGTGCGAATCGATCCGATTTACCGCACGCCCCGTTTCCACTCAGGCATGGACTTCTCAGCCAAGATCGGGACAGACATCTATGCAACAGGTGACGGGAAAGTAACCATGGCCGGCTGGAAACAGGGTTATGGCAACTGTGTTATGATTGATCATGGTTATGGATACCAGACCTTATACGGGCACATGAGCAAGTTCAAGGTCCGTGTCGGACAGAAGGTAAAACGAGGAGAAGTGATCGGAGCTGTCGGAAACACCGGAAAATCAACAGGTCCGCATCTGCATTATGAAGTGATTGTACGTGGGCATTACGACAATCCTTCCAAATATTATTATATGGACCTGACTCCGGAAGAATATGACCGGATGATACAGATTGCAGACAACCACGGTCAGGTAATGGATTAG
- the alaS gene encoding alanine--tRNA ligase, which translates to MLTAKEIRESFKAFFASKGHQIVPSAPMVVKGDPTLMFTNAGMNQWKDIILGIRDPEPRRRADSQKCLRVSGKHNDLEEVGHDTYHHTMFEMLGNWSFGDYFKEGAIDMAWEYLVDVLHLDPADLYVTVFEGSKEENLERDDEAASYWAKHVPADHIINGNKHDNFWEMGDTGPCGPCSEIHLDSRTPEEKAKVPGRELVNKDNPQVIEIWNLVFMQFNRKADGSLEKLSMNVIDTGMGFERLVRALQGKHSNYDTDIFQPTIQAISKMSGLEYGKDENVDVAMRVIADHLRAVAFSIADGQLPSNAKAGYVIRRILRRAVRYGYTFLNRKEAFMYKLLPVLIETMGDAYPELIAQKSLIEKVIKEEEEAFLRTLETGIRLLDKKMEETKAAGKTTISGVDAFTLYDTYGFPLDLTELILREHGMDADIDEFNVEMQKQKDRARNAAAVETGDWITLKEGETEFVGYDFFEYDAEILRYRQVKQKNKVLYQLVLDKTPFYAEMGGQVGDTGWLINGDEKIAVIDTKRENNLPIHIVEKLPQDVTAVFTAKIDKKKRIQCECNHSATHLLHEALREVLGTHVEQKGSYVSPEALRFDFSHYQKVTDEEIRKVERLVGEKIRVNYPLEEHRNMPIDEAKKLGAMALFGEKYGDKVRVVKYGTSIELCGGTHIPATGMIGSLRIVGESSVAAGVRRIEAVTAEAAEEYTFVLQDSIRELRAMFNNVPNLALTIRKAIEENAELKKQVNDYVKEKVQRMKKDLVANAQEKNGVKVIVFKGDANVDVIKDLAFQIKGEAPMDGKVFFVGGIKDGAKCALMVALSDGLVKDGLNASKLVKDAAKHIKGGGGGQPHFATAGGKNPDGLDAAVDMILEEAGLK; encoded by the coding sequence ATGTTGACAGCAAAAGAAATCCGTGAATCGTTTAAAGCGTTCTTCGCTTCTAAAGGACACCAAATTGTGCCGTCTGCGCCCATGGTAGTAAAGGGCGATCCTACATTGATGTTTACCAATGCGGGAATGAATCAGTGGAAAGATATTATCTTGGGAATCCGGGATCCGGAACCTCGCCGGCGAGCCGATTCTCAGAAGTGTCTTCGCGTGAGCGGTAAGCACAATGACTTGGAAGAAGTAGGGCATGACACGTATCACCATACGATGTTCGAAATGCTTGGTAACTGGAGTTTTGGCGATTACTTCAAGGAAGGCGCCATTGATATGGCTTGGGAATACCTGGTTGATGTATTGCATCTGGATCCGGCGGATCTGTATGTAACGGTATTCGAGGGTTCCAAGGAAGAAAACCTCGAACGTGATGACGAAGCGGCTTCTTACTGGGCTAAACACGTTCCGGCCGATCATATTATCAATGGTAACAAACATGATAATTTCTGGGAAATGGGTGATACAGGTCCTTGTGGTCCTTGTTCTGAAATCCATTTGGATTCGCGTACTCCGGAAGAAAAGGCGAAAGTTCCCGGACGTGAACTGGTCAATAAAGATAATCCACAGGTAATTGAGATCTGGAATCTGGTCTTTATGCAGTTTAACCGCAAAGCTGACGGCTCGTTGGAAAAACTGTCGATGAATGTGATTGATACAGGTATGGGCTTTGAACGTCTGGTTCGTGCCCTGCAGGGTAAACATTCCAATTATGATACAGATATTTTCCAGCCGACCATTCAGGCTATCTCTAAGATGTCCGGATTGGAATACGGAAAAGATGAGAATGTGGATGTTGCCATGCGTGTGATTGCCGATCACTTGCGTGCTGTGGCTTTCTCTATTGCCGATGGTCAGTTGCCTTCGAATGCTAAGGCTGGTTATGTAATCCGTCGTATTCTGCGCCGTGCTGTTCGTTATGGATATACATTCCTGAATCGCAAAGAAGCCTTCATGTATAAATTGCTTCCGGTGTTGATTGAGACCATGGGTGATGCTTATCCTGAACTGATCGCTCAGAAATCATTGATCGAAAAGGTTATCAAGGAAGAGGAAGAAGCTTTCTTGCGTACACTTGAGACTGGTATCCGTCTGCTGGATAAGAAAATGGAAGAGACCAAGGCTGCCGGTAAGACAACCATCAGTGGTGTGGACGCCTTTACCTTGTATGATACATACGGTTTCCCGTTGGATTTGACAGAACTGATCTTGCGTGAGCATGGCATGGATGCCGATATCGACGAATTCAATGTGGAAATGCAGAAACAGAAAGATCGTGCCCGTAATGCTGCAGCGGTAGAAACAGGCGACTGGATTACCTTGAAAGAGGGTGAAACTGAGTTTGTCGGTTATGATTTCTTTGAATATGATGCTGAAATCCTCCGTTACCGCCAGGTAAAACAGAAGAATAAAGTTTTATATCAGCTTGTCTTGGATAAAACTCCGTTCTATGCTGAAATGGGTGGTCAGGTAGGTGATACCGGATGGCTGATTAACGGTGATGAAAAAATAGCGGTTATCGATACGAAGCGGGAGAACAACCTGCCGATTCATATTGTAGAGAAGTTACCACAGGATGTAACGGCTGTTTTCACTGCCAAGATTGATAAGAAGAAGCGTATTCAGTGTGAATGCAACCACTCGGCTACTCACTTGCTGCACGAAGCTTTGCGGGAAGTCTTGGGTACACATGTTGAACAGAAAGGTTCGTATGTATCACCCGAAGCCTTGCGTTTCGACTTCTCTCACTATCAGAAGGTAACAGATGAAGAAATCCGTAAGGTAGAACGTCTGGTTGGAGAAAAGATCCGTGTCAACTATCCGTTGGAAGAACATCGGAACATGCCGATCGATGAGGCAAAGAAATTGGGTGCGATGGCCTTGTTTGGTGAGAAATACGGTGATAAAGTGCGTGTCGTTAAATATGGAACTTCTATCGAATTGTGTGGTGGTACGCATATTCCGGCAACTGGTATGATTGGTTCTTTGCGTATTGTCGGAGAAAGCTCTGTTGCAGCAGGTGTTCGTCGTATTGAAGCAGTTACTGCCGAAGCAGCTGAAGAATATACATTTGTATTGCAGGATTCTATCCGTGAGTTGCGCGCCATGTTCAATAATGTACCGAATTTGGCTTTGACGATCCGTAAGGCTATCGAAGAAAATGCAGAGCTGAAGAAGCAGGTAAATGATTACGTCAAGGAAAAAGTACAGCGCATGAAGAAGGATCTGGTTGCTAACGCGCAGGAAAAGAACGGCGTCAAAGTAATCGTCTTCAAGGGAGATGCTAATGTAGACGTAATTAAAGACTTGGCATTCCAGATTAAAGGGGAAGCTCCGATGGACGGAAAAGTATTCTTTGTCGGCGGAATCAAAGATGGAGCCAAGTGTGCATTAATGGTTGCTTTGAGTGATGGTCTGGTAAAAGACGGCCTGAACGCAAGTAAGCTGGTAAAAGATGCAGCGAAACATATCAAGGGCGGTGGCGGCGGACAGCCTCACTTTGCAACTGCCGGTGGTAAAAATCCGGATGGATTAGATGCTGCCGTTGACATGATTTTGGAAGAAGCTGGATTGAAATAA
- a CDS encoding TonB-dependent receptor, producing the protein MLTALAATTVICADAQVTTSAINGVVLDENKEPVIGATVTAVHEPSGTLYGTVTNMDGRYTIQGMRTGGPYKVEISYVGYKKSTFTGLQLELGNTLDLNANLQVSSEELDEVVITADALAKTGAAQNFSTSKIVNTPTVDRNVYDVIKNMPMAMTSKNGGITFAGSNNRYNSFQIDGTVSNDVFGLSASGTNGGQTGANPISMDAIQEIQVVVAPFDVRQSGFTGGGINAITKQGTNKLQATAYSYFTNENMYGKYSALRDNEKYPMSEQYTRTFSGTLGGAIIKDKLFYFVSAEAKKEAYPSSVYPGYTDNYMTPEVAQQIADKYQQYTGFKESYSARDVENKSFGLLARIDWNINKDHKLAVRYQHNNSFDDNYSSGTTSYKFNNSGYRMNNKTNSIVAELNSRFSDQISNEFRASATYVRDHRDVAYQGPTVQISNVPGADQTTMIQANIGTEYSSGANYLNQDIYTFEDNVSWYKGNHTFTFGTHNEIYRMQNLFIQAANGSWYFNSLNDFLNDTPYQFSYKYTDPDLTGGDLKYAPIMKAGQFGFYAQDKWDITRDFNLTYGIRFDIPLTFNDPTTNPNFNKYAEENGLNARVGEMPGAKVMVSPRVGFRWYADEDRKTLLRGGVGLFTGRVPFVWLCNAYNNTGMELKGTTINQVEDADGNITQYAPSLGQYADNPLGALQSMSGSAAKPDIVTVDKDFKYPQVFRANLALEQMLPGDVKFTLEGIYSKTMNNVFFENLALSNNGEKVYAIPGVEASAAPFYSNAKSDYYSIINLKNTNKGYTYAVSGLLEKHFNFGLDLSASYTFGHAKAVNDGTSSVAYSNWKYNYSRDTNSEDELGFSKFDIPHRLMIQLSYTTPRYLNGWMATTVALIYNAFSGSRYSLTMNESSDFNGDGYRGNSLLYIPTESELQQMNFVDYVSKGKVIMTAEESRQAFGEWIANDSYAKNHRGQYAERNSNLSDWEHQVDLHLAQDIFYLKERGSKIQVTFDVVNFTNMLNKKWGASYSSAYNVSPLSVQSISTAADGTRTPAYTYNSNNEVAKDDIASRWHAQVGVRLTF; encoded by the coding sequence ATGCTTACAGCATTGGCCGCAACAACCGTTATTTGTGCTGATGCTCAGGTGACAACTTCAGCTATCAATGGCGTGGTTCTGGATGAAAATAAGGAACCGGTAATTGGAGCAACAGTTACTGCTGTACATGAACCTTCGGGTACTCTTTACGGCACTGTTACAAACATGGATGGTCGTTACACCATTCAGGGTATGCGTACTGGTGGACCGTATAAAGTAGAAATCTCGTATGTAGGTTATAAGAAATCTACATTTACCGGGCTTCAGTTGGAGCTGGGTAATACGTTGGATTTGAATGCCAATTTACAGGTCAGCTCTGAAGAATTGGATGAAGTCGTAATTACGGCAGATGCCTTGGCTAAAACGGGTGCTGCCCAGAACTTCTCAACAAGCAAGATTGTAAATACTCCTACGGTCGATCGTAATGTTTACGATGTGATCAAGAATATGCCGATGGCAATGACTTCCAAGAATGGTGGTATTACCTTTGCCGGCTCAAATAACCGTTATAACAGTTTCCAGATTGATGGTACAGTAAGTAACGACGTATTCGGTTTGTCTGCTTCCGGTACAAATGGTGGTCAGACAGGTGCTAACCCGATTTCTATGGATGCTATTCAGGAAATTCAGGTAGTTGTTGCTCCGTTCGATGTTCGTCAGAGCGGATTTACCGGTGGTGGTATCAATGCGATTACGAAACAGGGAACAAACAAACTGCAGGCTACGGCTTATTCTTATTTCACAAATGAAAATATGTATGGTAAATACAGTGCGTTGCGTGATAATGAGAAGTATCCGATGTCTGAACAATATACACGTACATTTAGTGGTACATTAGGAGGCGCGATTATCAAGGATAAATTATTCTACTTCGTAAGTGCTGAGGCTAAGAAAGAGGCTTATCCTTCGAGCGTTTATCCGGGATATACCGATAATTACATGACTCCGGAAGTGGCTCAGCAGATTGCCGACAAGTATCAGCAATATACGGGTTTCAAGGAAAGTTATTCGGCTCGTGATGTAGAAAACAAATCGTTCGGCTTGTTGGCCCGTATCGACTGGAACATCAATAAGGATCATAAACTGGCTGTCCGTTATCAGCATAATAACTCATTTGATGATAATTATAGCTCAGGTACTACTTCTTATAAGTTCAACAACAGTGGTTATCGGATGAACAACAAGACCAACTCTATCGTGGCTGAATTGAACTCTCGCTTCTCGGATCAGATCTCTAATGAGTTCCGTGCTTCTGCTACGTACGTGCGCGACCATCGTGACGTGGCTTATCAGGGACCGACGGTGCAGATCAGCAATGTTCCGGGTGCTGACCAGACGACAATGATTCAGGCTAATATCGGTACTGAATATTCTTCGGGTGCCAACTACCTGAACCAGGATATTTATACATTCGAAGATAACGTGTCTTGGTATAAAGGAAATCATACATTTACATTTGGTACACATAATGAAATCTACCGGATGCAGAACCTGTTCATCCAGGCTGCCAATGGCTCTTGGTATTTCAACTCATTGAACGACTTCCTGAATGATACACCGTATCAGTTCTCTTATAAATATACTGATCCGGATTTGACGGGTGGCGATTTGAAGTATGCGCCGATTATGAAAGCCGGTCAGTTTGGTTTCTATGCTCAGGATAAATGGGATATTACACGCGACTTCAATTTGACCTACGGTATCCGTTTTGATATTCCGTTGACATTCAATGATCCGACAACGAATCCGAACTTCAATAAATATGCAGAAGAAAACGGGCTGAATGCACGTGTAGGCGAAATGCCGGGTGCAAAGGTAATGGTTTCTCCGCGTGTCGGTTTCCGTTGGTATGCGGATGAAGATCGTAAGACCTTGCTTCGTGGTGGTGTCGGTTTGTTCACAGGCCGTGTTCCGTTTGTCTGGTTGTGCAATGCCTACAACAATACGGGTATGGAACTGAAGGGAACTACTATTAATCAGGTAGAAGATGCGGATGGTAATATTACTCAGTATGCTCCGTCATTAGGTCAGTATGCTGACAATCCATTAGGAGCTTTACAGTCTATGAGCGGTTCGGCTGCTAAACCGGATATCGTAACGGTTGATAAGGATTTCAAGTATCCGCAGGTGTTCCGTGCTAACCTGGCTTTGGAACAGATGTTGCCGGGCGACGTGAAGTTTACGTTGGAAGGTATTTACTCAAAGACAATGAACAATGTGTTCTTCGAGAACTTGGCTTTGTCTAATAATGGTGAAAAGGTATATGCTATTCCGGGTGTTGAGGCTTCGGCTGCTCCTTTCTATTCAAATGCGAAGAGCGACTATTATAGCATCATCAATCTGAAGAATACCAATAAGGGTTATACGTATGCTGTTTCTGGTTTGTTGGAAAAACACTTCAACTTCGGTCTGGACTTGTCGGCATCTTATACATTCGGACATGCGAAGGCTGTTAACGACGGTACTTCTTCTGTGGCTTATTCTAACTGGAAATACAATTACTCACGCGATACTAATTCGGAAGACGAATTAGGTTTCTCTAAGTTCGATATTCCTCATCGCTTGATGATCCAGCTTTCTTATACAACTCCGAGATATTTGAACGGATGGATGGCTACAACCGTAGCATTGATCTATAACGCATTCTCTGGTAGCCGCTACAGCTTGACGATGAACGAATCAAGCGACTTCAACGGTGATGGTTACCGCGGTAACAGCTTGTTATATATCCCTACTGAATCAGAATTACAGCAGATGAACTTTGTAGATTATGTCAGCAAAGGAAAGGTAATCATGACAGCCGAAGAAAGCCGTCAGGCATTTGGCGAATGGATTGCCAACGACAGCTATGCCAAGAATCATCGTGGCCAGTATGCTGAACGTAACTCGAACTTGTCAGACTGGGAACATCAGGTTGACTTGCACCTGGCTCAGGACATCTTCTACTTGAAAGAACGTGGAAGCAAGATCCAGGTAACATTCGATGTTGTGAACTTCACGAATATGTTGAATAAGAAATGGGGTGCAAGCTACAGCTCAGCTTACAACGTATCACCGCTGTCAGTACAGTCTATTTCAACAGCAGCCGATGGTACACGTACTCCGGCTTATACATACAACAGCAACAATGAGGTGGCAAAAGATGATATCGCTTCTCGTTGGCATGCTCAGGTAGGTGTAAGATTGACATTCTGA
- a CDS encoding DUF6383 domain-containing protein — MNKKFSTLMAGLLLSGGLFNSVLAEKLPYGEVAKSIESGKYYFFVNKTNDSYAYGFKENATNDKFIDQQYAQIDGDVTDYKEFVWKVEVAPIEVSSGVTTAYGYKLTNLATGKQLFFDANGTVDTDYSDANPTNVLNQVVWFGNAAIEYRAKEDKDGSAYAGPLYKNDATSGKSALVITQTGLSRAGTTTVYPWFFYSVNSSNIDATELNDLYNSTGFNFVLNQDKWKDVDNIFAKEGDRIMAVQVVDGNVKSSDGKYSFPVGTYFVVNNKLGAVPPATKGGEIYDFLMNSTLIAASPSVNDINDADWRKAGQGFQLIKKAGRDLVKVGTNKDLQGEDVSVNNACFKVTKDLNGDYALQLATFYYNEKTGAEKQISAAVAIKVTAKDGDDHGDLYLTTDAKAENFIFDFKEVNTVSYTKFLNQNAKAVYNIQFVNDDLAGKYLFTPAYAPDTAYAKGAKFVDPTAPEAQYIITDVDLDDNNITFENRANKAYSFTAKFYQEADGVYSMAIKNGASQKTFTDLNVDKDGNIVVASTEDLHTQWVKLTPVTVDMFAGAWDVDNLTEVTMSFARDDKSTSNRLFVMVKDNQKGITVSDNQSDAIQFQLVKNKEVNYITNEYAYLSADNKVKKYADGDTIAYYTYKFQAYRDGEAVEKYLAWNSTGSKYGLVDDVNTANNFIIKDNAADGSVTILYGTSTVGDYDYTKNIVVDEWNVASNSIENFDGHNIIEASLAEISNAKDVKTFLKVESPEVSLDPKTTYATLTTELDNYVAIKNDRDAIITGKETTLRLFATDTDRQIPSFLISTGWNGETGERQFLFNSVDSVDYNVATGEFNKEYALNGDYDLNKAIFRVGKLNADHDTIVTTIKGKETAVATVADQNKNVQAGLNRYKFQIVEDLDNEGYYLVRQGGYYLFNINEYLVFANSDQYNRTNALRVKVTNVEAPTANETIAAGNVVVAGTNGAVVVKGAEGKNVIVSTILGKVVANEVLTSDNAQITAPAGVVVVSVDGESFKVVVK, encoded by the coding sequence ATGAACAAAAAGTTTTCTACTTTGATGGCTGGTTTACTGCTTAGTGGTGGTTTGTTCAACAGCGTTCTTGCTGAAAAATTACCTTATGGTGAAGTGGCCAAATCTATTGAGTCGGGAAAGTATTATTTCTTTGTGAATAAAACAAACGATTCTTATGCTTATGGTTTCAAGGAAAATGCTACTAACGACAAATTTATTGATCAGCAGTATGCACAAATTGATGGTGATGTAACAGATTACAAAGAATTTGTTTGGAAAGTTGAGGTCGCTCCTATTGAAGTGTCAAGTGGGGTTACAACTGCATATGGCTATAAGTTGACAAATTTAGCTACTGGGAAACAGCTATTTTTTGATGCTAATGGTACTGTAGATACAGATTATTCAGATGCTAATCCAACTAATGTTTTAAATCAGGTAGTTTGGTTTGGAAATGCAGCTATTGAATATAGAGCAAAAGAAGATAAGGATGGTTCTGCGTATGCAGGTCCATTATATAAGAATGACGCAACATCAGGAAAAAGTGCATTAGTGATAACACAGACTGGTTTGTCACGGGCTGGTACAACAACTGTATATCCTTGGTTTTTCTACTCTGTTAATTCTTCAAATATTGATGCAACAGAATTGAATGATCTATACAACTCAACTGGATTTAATTTTGTATTAAATCAGGACAAGTGGAAAGATGTAGATAATATCTTTGCAAAAGAAGGTGATCGCATTATGGCTGTTCAAGTTGTAGATGGTAATGTGAAATCTAGTGATGGTAAATACAGTTTCCCTGTAGGTACTTATTTTGTAGTAAATAATAAACTAGGAGCTGTTCCTCCAGCTACAAAAGGTGGGGAAATTTATGATTTCTTAATGAATTCTACATTAATTGCAGCTTCTCCTTCTGTAAATGATATCAATGATGCTGATTGGCGTAAAGCTGGTCAAGGCTTCCAGTTGATTAAGAAGGCAGGTCGTGATTTAGTAAAAGTTGGTACAAATAAAGATCTTCAAGGAGAAGATGTATCAGTAAACAATGCATGTTTTAAAGTTACAAAAGATTTAAATGGTGACTATGCTCTTCAACTTGCAACCTTCTATTATAACGAAAAAACTGGTGCTGAAAAACAAATTTCTGCAGCAGTTGCAATCAAAGTAACTGCTAAAGACGGTGATGATCATGGAGATTTGTATTTAACAACTGATGCAAAAGCAGAAAATTTCATTTTTGACTTTAAGGAAGTAAATACAGTTTCTTATACAAAATTCTTGAATCAGAATGCTAAAGCAGTTTACAATATTCAGTTTGTAAATGATGATTTAGCTGGTAAATATCTGTTCACTCCGGCTTATGCACCAGATACCGCGTATGCTAAGGGTGCGAAGTTTGTTGATCCGACTGCTCCAGAAGCTCAATATATCATTACTGATGTAGATTTGGATGATAACAACATCACTTTCGAAAACCGTGCTAATAAGGCTTATAGCTTTACTGCTAAATTCTACCAGGAAGCAGATGGAGTTTATTCAATGGCTATTAAGAATGGAGCAAGTCAGAAAACATTTACTGACTTGAATGTTGATAAAGATGGTAATATTGTTGTTGCATCAACTGAGGATTTACATACGCAGTGGGTTAAACTAACTCCTGTTACAGTTGATATGTTTGCTGGTGCATGGGATGTTGATAACTTGACAGAGGTTACTATGTCATTTGCTCGTGATGATAAATCAACTTCTAACCGTTTGTTTGTTATGGTTAAAGATAATCAGAAGGGTATTACTGTAAGTGATAATCAATCGGATGCAATCCAGTTCCAGCTTGTTAAGAATAAGGAAGTGAACTACATCACAAATGAATATGCTTATCTTTCTGCCGATAATAAAGTGAAGAAATATGCTGATGGCGATACGATCGCTTATTACACATATAAATTCCAAGCTTACAGAGACGGTGAAGCAGTTGAGAAATATTTGGCATGGAATAGTACAGGCAGTAAATATGGCTTAGTAGATGATGTCAACACTGCAAATAATTTCATCATTAAAGATAACGCAGCAGACGGTTCTGTGACAATTCTTTATGGTACTTCAACTGTTGGTGATTATGATTATACTAAGAATATTGTAGTTGATGAATGGAATGTAGCTTCAAATAGTATTGAAAATTTTGATGGTCATAATATCATTGAAGCTTCTTTGGCTGAAATCTCAAACGCTAAGGATGTTAAGACATTCTTGAAAGTAGAATCTCCTGAAGTATCATTAGATCCGAAGACTACTTATGCTACATTGACAACTGAATTAGACAACTATGTGGCTATCAAGAACGATCGTGACGCAATCATTACTGGTAAAGAGACAACATTACGTTTGTTTGCAACAGATACAGACCGTCAGATTCCTTCATTCTTGATCTCTACTGGTTGGAATGGTGAAACAGGTGAACGTCAGTTCTTGTTCAACTCTGTTGACTCTGTAGATTACAATGTTGCAACAGGTGAATTCAATAAAGAATATGCTTTGAACGGTGATTATGATCTGAATAAAGCAATCTTCCGTGTAGGTAAATTGAATGCTGATCATGATACAATTGTTACAACAATTAAGGGTAAGGAAACAGCTGTAGCAACTGTTGCTGATCAAAATAAGAATGTACAGGCTGGTTTGAATCGTTATAAATTCCAGATTGTAGAAGATTTGGATAATGAAGGTTACTACTTAGTACGTCAGGGTGGTTACTACTTGTTCAATATCAATGAATACTTGGTATTTGCGAATAGCGATCAGTATAACCGTACAAATGCATTGCGCGTAAAAGTAACTAACGTAGAAGCTCCGACAGCCAACGAAACAATCGCTGCTGGTAACGTAGTAGTAGCTGGTACAAACGGTGCAGTAGTAGTTAAGGGTGCTGAAGGCAAGAACGTAATCGTAAGCACAATCTTAGGTAAGGTAGTTGCTAACGAAGTATTGACTTCAGACAACGCTCAGATCACAGCTCCTGCAGGTGTAGTAGTTGTATCAGTTGACGGCGAAAGCTTCAAAGTGGTTGTTAAATAA